The following coding sequences lie in one Stenotrophomonas rhizophila genomic window:
- the tig gene encoding trigger factor codes for MQASIESTGNLERRLTFSLPEDRLQTHISGRLGEIARTARIKGFRPGKIPAKVIEQRFGQQVRSEAVDGLLRETFDAALREHELRIAGTPRIDKGEEGEFSFVATVELIPDFGDVDVSKLTVVRHTADISDADIDQMITNLREQRRSWSPVTRGAQEGDLVALETFSQAGDERLPAEGSEKGSVIVGQGMMFEQIEQGLVGMTKGEEKTLDVEFPADWRVPALAGKQVKVTVKAVDVSAPVLPDVDEDFIKSFGVKGGDEEQFRKDIRANLERELKGALMNRLRREVGEQLIAAYASVEMPPRLVENEARAMLGQQIEQIRRSGRNPGEIPADAHEGFKDAAAKRVLVGLLVGEVARKNDLRLDPKRLNETMRLIASTYEEPEQVIEMYRNDPQLMSGLQNRVMEEQVIDWIAERAQHTEEQLSFQDAIRQ; via the coding sequence ATGCAAGCTTCGATCGAATCCACTGGCAATCTGGAACGCCGCCTGACCTTCTCGCTGCCGGAAGACCGCCTGCAGACCCACATCAGTGGCCGTCTGGGCGAAATCGCCCGCACCGCGCGGATCAAGGGCTTCCGCCCGGGCAAGATCCCGGCCAAGGTGATCGAACAGCGTTTCGGCCAGCAGGTCCGCAGCGAAGCCGTCGACGGCCTGCTGCGCGAGACCTTCGATGCCGCCCTGCGTGAGCACGAGCTGCGCATCGCCGGCACCCCGCGCATCGACAAGGGCGAGGAAGGCGAATTCTCCTTCGTGGCCACCGTCGAGCTGATTCCGGACTTCGGCGACGTGGACGTCAGCAAGCTGACCGTGGTGCGCCACACCGCCGACATCAGCGATGCCGACATCGACCAGATGATCACCAACCTGCGCGAACAGCGCCGCAGCTGGAGCCCGGTCACCCGTGGCGCGCAGGAAGGCGACCTGGTCGCGCTGGAAACCTTCTCCCAGGCCGGCGATGAGCGCCTGCCGGCCGAAGGCAGCGAAAAGGGCAGCGTGATCGTGGGCCAGGGCATGATGTTCGAGCAGATCGAGCAGGGCCTGGTCGGCATGACCAAGGGTGAAGAAAAGACCCTGGACGTCGAATTCCCGGCTGACTGGCGCGTGCCGGCCCTGGCCGGCAAGCAGGTCAAGGTCACGGTCAAGGCCGTGGACGTCTCCGCCCCGGTGCTGCCGGACGTGGACGAAGACTTCATCAAGAGCTTCGGCGTGAAGGGCGGTGACGAGGAGCAGTTCCGCAAGGACATCCGCGCCAACCTGGAGCGCGAGCTGAAGGGCGCCCTGATGAACCGCCTGCGCCGTGAAGTGGGCGAGCAGCTGATCGCCGCCTATGCGTCGGTGGAAATGCCGCCGCGCCTGGTCGAGAACGAAGCCCGTGCCATGCTGGGCCAGCAGATCGAGCAGATCCGCCGCAGCGGCCGCAACCCGGGCGAAATCCCGGCCGATGCCCATGAAGGCTTCAAGGACGCCGCCGCCAAGCGCGTGCTGGTCGGCCTGCTGGTGGGCGAAGTGGCCCGCAAGAACGACCTGCGCCTGGATCCCAAGCGCCTGAATGAAACCATGCGCCTGATCGCTTCGACCTACGAAGAGCCGGAGCAGGTCATTGAGATGTACCGCAATGACCCCCAGCTGATGAGTGGGCTGCAGAATCGCGTGATGGAAGAGCAGGTGATCGACTGGATCGCCGAGCGCGCCCAGCACACCGAAGAACAGCTGTCGTTCCAGGACGCGATCCGCCAGTAA
- a CDS encoding chloride channel protein, producing MDTPSPSSRTRWLGSRQQWFERLALWGGAVAVALAAILFAKASDAAFALFRRIYDASPWWPLLLTPAVFALLAWLTHGALRPTRGSGIPQVIAALDKPDAAFRQRNLSLPVSAGKLGLTVLALLGGASVGREGPTVHVGASLMYVIGRALGFRDPRHAGHFLLAGGAAGIAAAFNTPLAGVVFAIEELSGRLEHRFSGALLTAVIVGGVVSLGLLGNYTYFGRVDVALPLGMGWLAVLLCGVVGGLAGGLFSRVVLAAMDGHPRWLGRARAARPVLFAAACGLLLALLGLVFGAGAFGTGYEQARGLVQGQALVGHEFGLMKLAANLVSYIAGIPGGLFSPALAVGAGIGHNLAALLPGVDPSAVVLLGMCAYLTGVTQAPLTSAVISMELTDNTDMLLPILAAVLLARAASSLVCRQPIYRALAQRLLEAMPAAPMPAPSAPPGRPEA from the coding sequence ATGGATACCCCGTCACCTTCGTCGCGCACGCGCTGGCTCGGCTCGCGGCAGCAATGGTTCGAACGTTTGGCGCTGTGGGGCGGGGCCGTGGCCGTGGCGCTGGCCGCGATCCTGTTCGCCAAGGCCAGCGATGCGGCATTCGCGCTGTTCCGGCGCATCTACGACGCCTCGCCGTGGTGGCCGCTGCTGCTCACCCCGGCCGTGTTCGCCCTGTTGGCCTGGCTCACCCACGGTGCGCTCAGGCCCACCCGCGGCAGCGGCATTCCGCAGGTGATCGCCGCGTTGGACAAGCCCGATGCCGCGTTCCGTCAGCGCAACCTGTCGCTGCCGGTGTCCGCCGGCAAGCTGGGGCTCACCGTGCTGGCGTTGCTGGGCGGGGCGTCGGTTGGGCGCGAAGGCCCCACCGTGCACGTCGGGGCCAGCCTGATGTACGTGATCGGGCGTGCGCTGGGTTTCCGCGACCCGCGCCATGCCGGCCATTTCCTGCTGGCCGGTGGTGCGGCGGGTATCGCGGCGGCGTTCAACACCCCGTTGGCCGGCGTGGTGTTCGCCATCGAGGAGCTGTCCGGGCGTCTGGAGCATCGCTTCTCGGGCGCGCTGCTGACCGCGGTGATCGTCGGCGGCGTGGTTTCGCTGGGCCTGCTGGGCAATTACACCTATTTCGGCCGGGTCGATGTGGCGCTGCCGCTCGGCATGGGCTGGCTGGCAGTGCTGTTGTGCGGGGTGGTCGGTGGCCTGGCCGGAGGCCTCTTCAGCCGCGTGGTGCTGGCTGCGATGGACGGCCACCCGCGCTGGCTGGGGCGGGCGCGGGCGGCGCGGCCGGTGCTGTTCGCCGCCGCGTGCGGGCTGCTGCTGGCACTGCTGGGGCTGGTGTTCGGCGCAGGTGCGTTCGGCACCGGGTACGAGCAGGCCCGCGGCCTGGTACAGGGGCAGGCGCTGGTCGGACACGAATTCGGCCTGATGAAGCTTGCCGCCAATCTGGTGTCCTACATCGCCGGCATCCCGGGCGGGCTGTTCTCGCCCGCGCTGGCCGTCGGCGCCGGCATCGGCCACAACCTGGCCGCGCTGCTGCCCGGGGTGGACCCGTCGGCGGTGGTGCTGCTGGGCATGTGTGCCTACCTCACCGGCGTCACCCAGGCGCCGCTGACCTCGGCGGTCATCTCCATGGAGCTGACCGACAACACCGACATGCTGCTGCCGATCCTGGCGGCGGTGCTGCTGGCCCGCGCGGCGTCCTCGCTGGTCTGCCGCCAGCCCATCTACCGCGCGCTGGCGCAGCGGTTGCTGGAGGCCATGCCCGCCGCGCCCATGCCCGCGCCGTCCGCACCGCCGGGCCGGCCAGAGGCCTGA
- a CDS encoding Bax inhibitor-1/YccA family protein, whose product MRSGNPALSESTFLDLASGSVVTSPDQVMTINGTVNKTGVLLLLTVLTAAYAWSQAIDASGLPTSSAMLYAMGGAIGGLVLALVTVFKKEWSPVTAPMYALVEGLFLGSISALFNAKFPGIVMQAVMLTFGTLFVMLAAYRSGLIKVTENFKLGVVAATGGIALLYLASFVLGFFNINIPMIHEGGWVGIAFSLFVVVVAALNLVLDFDFIETGAEARAPKYMEWYGAFGLMVTLVWLYVEFLRLLSKIQQR is encoded by the coding sequence ATGCGCAGCGGCAACCCCGCACTTTCCGAATCGACGTTCCTCGACCTGGCCAGCGGCTCGGTGGTGACTTCGCCCGATCAGGTGATGACCATCAATGGCACCGTCAACAAGACCGGCGTGCTGTTGCTGCTGACCGTGCTGACCGCGGCGTACGCGTGGAGCCAGGCCATCGACGCCTCCGGCCTGCCCACCTCCAGCGCCATGCTGTACGCGATGGGCGGTGCGATCGGCGGCCTGGTGCTGGCGCTGGTGACGGTGTTCAAAAAGGAATGGTCGCCGGTGACCGCGCCGATGTACGCGCTGGTGGAAGGCCTGTTCCTGGGGTCCATCTCGGCCCTGTTCAACGCCAAGTTCCCGGGCATCGTGATGCAGGCGGTGATGCTCACCTTCGGCACGCTGTTTGTGATGCTGGCCGCTTACCGCAGCGGGCTGATCAAGGTCACCGAGAACTTCAAGCTCGGCGTGGTCGCCGCGACCGGCGGCATCGCGCTGCTGTACCTGGCCTCGTTCGTGCTGGGCTTCTTCAACATCAACATCCCGATGATCCATGAAGGCGGCTGGGTCGGTATCGCCTTCAGCCTGTTCGTGGTGGTGGTGGCCGCGCTGAACCTGGTGCTGGATTTCGACTTCATCGAAACCGGTGCCGAAGCACGCGCACCGAAGTACATGGAGTGGTACGGCGCGTTCGGCCTGATGGTGACGCTGGTGTGGCTGTACGTGGAATTCCTGCGCCTGCTGTCGAAGATCCAGCAGCGCTGA
- a CDS encoding sulfite exporter TauE/SafE family protein, whose product MDSVYLVVALGAIVAGFVQGLSGFAFGMVAMSFWAWTLDPRLAATLSVFGALVGQLLAVFTVRRGFNLRLLLPFVLGGLAGIPLGVAVLPHLDMAWFKALLGGFLALWCPVMLMARSLPPITVGGRLGDTVAGMAGGVLSGIGGFAGPVPTLWATLRGFGKDEQRAVIQNFNLSMLLVTMGVYLGSGVVTRQMLPYFAIVAPAMLVPTLLGARLYIGISEARFRQIVLGLLTASGVALLASAVPTLLARQAGA is encoded by the coding sequence ATGGATTCGGTGTATCTGGTGGTCGCGCTGGGCGCGATCGTGGCGGGGTTCGTGCAGGGCCTGTCGGGCTTTGCGTTCGGCATGGTGGCGATGTCGTTCTGGGCGTGGACCCTGGACCCGCGGCTGGCGGCCACGTTGTCGGTGTTCGGTGCGCTGGTGGGTCAGTTGCTGGCGGTGTTCACCGTACGCCGTGGCTTCAACCTGCGGCTGCTGCTGCCGTTCGTGCTGGGCGGATTGGCAGGCATCCCACTTGGCGTGGCGGTGTTGCCGCACCTGGACATGGCGTGGTTCAAGGCGCTGCTGGGTGGGTTTCTTGCGCTGTGGTGCCCGGTGATGCTGATGGCGCGTTCCCTGCCGCCGATCACCGTCGGTGGTCGCCTGGGCGACACGGTGGCCGGCATGGCCGGTGGTGTGCTCAGCGGCATCGGTGGCTTCGCCGGGCCGGTGCCAACGCTCTGGGCCACGCTGCGCGGCTTCGGCAAGGACGAGCAGCGAGCGGTCATCCAGAACTTCAACCTGTCCATGCTGCTGGTCACCATGGGCGTGTACCTGGGCAGTGGCGTGGTCACCCGCCAGATGCTGCCGTACTTCGCCATCGTCGCGCCGGCCATGCTGGTGCCGACGCTGCTCGGTGCCCGTCTCTACATCGGCATCAGCGAAGCGCGCTTCCGCCAGATCGTGCTGGGCCTGCTGACCGCCTCGGGCGTGGCGCTGCTGGCCTCGGCAGTGCCCACGCTGCTGGCCCGCCAGGCCGGCGCATGA
- a CDS encoding LysR family transcriptional regulator → MDHFAALRALRAIVEAGSFSAAAERQGTTHSSMSRQLRQLEEHLQVRLLDRTTRRLSLTEAGRDYYRDAVALLERLELADDRARAVQAAPSGRVRISVPQVVASQELAHWLPGFLARYPQVSLDLCADDQLVDVVGGGFDMALRIAATLPDSQLVARELACCPRILVAAPAYLARHGLPRQVADLHAHTLLAFQPGAASTPWHLHGPRGARASVEAGQRLRVDATPALYAAVQAGMGISLFTALTVQDDLRAGRLIRVLPGWHAGERRYFALYPHARSLAPKVRALVDYLAAHYAGLVSAAA, encoded by the coding sequence ATGGACCACTTCGCCGCCCTGCGCGCGCTGCGCGCCATCGTCGAGGCCGGCAGCTTCAGTGCGGCCGCCGAGCGGCAGGGGACCACCCACTCGTCCATGTCGCGGCAACTGCGGCAGCTGGAAGAGCACCTGCAGGTCCGGTTGCTCGATCGCACCACCCGGCGGCTGTCGCTGACCGAGGCCGGGCGTGACTATTACCGCGATGCCGTGGCCTTGCTGGAGCGGCTGGAACTGGCCGACGACCGCGCCCGCGCCGTGCAGGCAGCGCCGAGCGGCCGGGTGCGGATCAGCGTGCCGCAGGTCGTTGCAAGCCAGGAGCTGGCGCACTGGTTGCCCGGTTTCCTGGCCCGCTATCCGCAGGTGTCGCTGGACCTGTGCGCCGACGACCAGCTGGTCGACGTGGTCGGTGGCGGTTTCGACATGGCCCTGCGCATTGCCGCCACCTTGCCCGACAGCCAACTGGTGGCGCGCGAGCTGGCCTGCTGCCCGCGCATCCTGGTGGCCGCACCGGCCTACCTGGCCCGGCATGGTTTGCCGCGCCAGGTGGCAGACCTGCACGCCCATACGCTGCTGGCGTTCCAGCCCGGCGCCGCCAGCACCCCGTGGCACCTGCACGGGCCGCGGGGTGCACGGGCCAGCGTGGAAGCCGGCCAGCGCCTGCGCGTGGATGCCACGCCCGCCCTGTACGCCGCCGTGCAGGCGGGCATGGGCATCAGCCTGTTCACCGCGTTGACCGTGCAGGACGACCTGCGCGCCGGTCGCCTGATCCGCGTGCTGCCGGGATGGCATGCCGGTGAGCGGCGCTACTTCGCGCTGTACCCGCACGCCCGTTCGCTGGCACCGAAGGTGCGCGCGCTGGTGGACTACCTGGCCGCGCATTACGCTGGGCTGGTCAGCGCGGCCGCCTAG
- a CDS encoding cysteine hydrolase family protein: protein MNLTAFSLASLAGMAATAPVAAAEPAHPTIRHLAGAPAIAALDAAKTAVLVIDVQNEYFDAHAAAGFAGGRMVIPDGVAALRQTRRVVDFADTHGIRVIHVQHVLPAGAPLFAQGSVNVAFHRDMQPRSGETVIEKDNVSVFAGASAAVLDKALKDAGIDTLIITGLQTHACVVGAARDAAAAPRGYRVLVASDASASRDLDLADGKRIGHRALHEASLAQIQDAFGDVMATDAILALPVREAGNGA, encoded by the coding sequence ATGAACCTCACCGCCTTCAGCCTTGCCAGCCTGGCCGGCATGGCTGCCACCGCCCCGGTGGCAGCCGCCGAACCGGCCCATCCCACCATCCGCCACCTGGCCGGTGCCCCGGCGATCGCCGCGCTGGACGCCGCCAAGACCGCCGTGCTGGTGATCGATGTCCAGAACGAATACTTCGATGCCCATGCCGCGGCAGGCTTTGCCGGGGGCCGCATGGTCATTCCCGACGGCGTGGCCGCACTGCGCCAGACCCGCCGCGTGGTCGACTTCGCCGATACCCACGGCATCCGCGTCATCCACGTGCAGCATGTGCTGCCGGCGGGCGCGCCGCTGTTCGCGCAGGGCAGCGTCAACGTCGCCTTCCATCGCGACATGCAGCCGCGCAGTGGCGAAACCGTCATTGAGAAGGACAACGTCAGCGTCTTCGCCGGTGCCTCGGCCGCAGTGCTGGACAAGGCGCTCAAGGACGCCGGCATCGACACGTTGATCATCACCGGGCTGCAGACCCATGCCTGCGTCGTCGGTGCCGCCCGCGACGCGGCGGCCGCGCCGCGCGGCTATCGCGTCCTCGTGGCGTCCGACGCCAGTGCCAGCCGCGACCTGGACCTGGCCGATGGCAAGCGCATCGGCCACCGCGCGCTGCACGAGGCGTCGCTGGCGCAGATCCAGGATGCGTTCGGCGATGTCATGGCCACCGACGCGATCCTGGCCCTGCCGGTGCGCGAGGCCGGCAACGGCGCTTGA